The sequence below is a genomic window from Sphingomonas crusticola.
CGCTCTCGATGTCGGTATCACCTACTTCGATACCGCGCCTTATTATGGCTTCGGGCTGGCCGAGCGACGGCTGGGTGCGGCCTTGGGCGATGCGCAGGTGGTGATTTCGACCAAGGTCGGTCGCCTGCTCGAACCGACCAGGGCGAGGGGTTCGCGCCATGGCTACGTCGATGCCGACCCCTACGAGCCGCGCTTCGATTACAGTGGCGATGGCATTCGACGATCCTACGAGACCAGCCTTGCCCGGCTGCGCCGCGACCGCGTCAATATCCTGCTGGCGCACGATCTCGGGCGGCTGACGCATGGTGCCGATCATGCACGCCAGCTGCGTGACTTCCTCGACAGCGGTTATCGCGCGATGCGCGATCTCAAGGACACTGGCGCGATCGACGCGGTCGGCATCGGAGTTAACGAGGTGGCGGTCTGCCTCGAGCTGATGACCGAAGTCGATCTAGACGTCATCCTGCTTGCCGGCCGCTACAGCCTACTCGACCGCAGCGCGGCAGACGTGCTGATCCCCGAATGCGTGCAGCGCGGGATCCGCCTGATCATCGGCGGGCCTTATAATAGCGGTATTTTGGCGCAGGACGATTTGAGCGGCGCGAGCCCGCTCCGCTTTGATTATGCCTGGGCTCCCGATCGCCTAGTCGCGCAGGCGCGTACCCTGTCGGCAACCTGCGCCAGCTTCGGAGTGAACCTGTCCGCCGCGGCGCTGCAATTTCCGATGCAGCATCCCGGTGTTGCGACAGTGATTGCGGGCGTGGCGGGGATCGATCAGGTGCGGGATCTTATCGAGCGCGCGCAGACCCCGGTTCCGGCCGAGCTGTGGGATGCACTCGCCGAGCTACCGATGGAGACGATATTATGAGGGGACGGCTGGCGGGAAAGACCGCCCTCATCACGGCTGCAGGCCAGGGCATCGGCCGCGCCTCCGCCGCCTTGTTCGCGGCCGAAGGCGCGCGGGTGATCGCCACCGATCGCGAGCCGGGCGCGCTCGATGGCCTATCCAACTGCGACTGCCGGGGTCTCGACGTCACGAACGGCGACGCGATCACAGCGCTGGCTGCCGATCTCGGCCAGATCGATATCCTGTTCAACTGCGCCGGCGTGGTTCATGCCGGCTCGATCCTCGAGTGCGACGAGGCGACGTGGCACAGCGCGCTCGCGCTCAACATGACCGCCATGTACCGCACGATCCGTGCCTTCCTGCCCGGGATGGTGGCGCAGGGGCGCGGCGCGATCGTCAACATGTCCTCGATCGCCAGTTCGGTGAAGGGCATTCCCAACCGCTTCGCCTACGGCGCGAGCAAGGCCGGCGTGATCGGCCTAACCAAGGCGGTTGCCGCCGATTTCGTCGACAAGGGGGTGCGCTGCAACGCGATCTGCCCCGGCACGGTCGATACGCCCTCGCTTCAGCAAAGGCTGCGCGACACGGGCGACTATGATGCTGCGCGCGCCGCCTTCATTGCACGCCAGCCGATGGGGCGGCTGGGCCGCGCCGAGGAGATTGCGGCGCTCGCTCTGTATCTTGCCGGCGACGAATCCGCCTTCACCACCGGTGCCGTCCACGTGATCGACGGCGGCTGGATCAATTAACGTGGTCACGCAGCGCCACGTTCTGCTGATCGATTTGGCCGACGACGCAGCTGCAATAGCGCGCTACGAAGCCTGGCACGCCGCAGGCGTAGTGCCGCCCAAGATTACCGGCTCGATCCGCGCCGCCGGCATCGTCGCGATGGACATTTACCGTAGCGGCAACCGGCTGGTGATGGTGATGGAGACCGAGGCCGGCTTCGATGCTGCGCGCAAGGCAGCGACTGATGCGGCCGACCCCGCCGTGGTCGCGTGGGAACGCTGGATGGACGAGGTGCAACGGCCACTGCCGTGGGCTGCTGCCGGCGCCAAGTGGACCGAAGCCGCGCGTATCTTCTCGCTGGAGGAGCAAACACCGGTCTAGCGCTTGCGCGCGACAGCCTTCTCCGGCAATTCGCCTCGCCGAGCCCGGCAGGGCAGCGGCGGGAAGGTTGGCGGTCAGAGACGATGGAAGCGCCGGTCTTTTATGATCCCAGCGGCCGCCGGCGGCGCTGGTCGATGCGCATCTTGCTCGGGCTTATCCTGGTGCTGGTCGCCGCCGCGTTCGGGTTCGGCGCCACCATCCTCGACGTTCCCGCGCCCGATCCGCTCAAGGTAGGGCTCGAGCGAGAACAGCCGCGTTCGCTCAAGGCGCAGGTCGGGCATCTCCGCCGCAAGGCGGGCTCGGTCACGGCCTGGCTTCCGGGCTCGCGCGCGAAGCCGGCGCAACGCCAGGCGATCGTCGGCTTCTACACGCCATGGGACGATGCCAGCCACGCCAGCCTTGCCGCCCATATTAGCGAGCTGGACTGGCTTGTACCTGTCGTGGGGACCGTCACCGGCGCCAATCACGATTTCGCTTATGTCCAGGACCGGGCGCTACGGTCCATTCTGGCGAGCCAGCAACGCCGGCCGGCATTGCTGCCGATGATCCAGAATGTGCGTGGTGGCGTGTGGGACGGACCCAATGCCGCGCTGTTGTTGCGCTCGCCTGCGGCACGCAAGGCTTTGCTCGACCGCATCGAACCGATCCTGGTGCAGCAACATGCCGCCGGCGTGTCGTTCGATTTCGAACAGCTGCCGCCGTCTGCACACCCCTTCTATCTACGTTTCATTGCCGAGGCCCGTGCCCGCTTGGCGCCAAAGAAGATGCTGGTGACACTGCAGGTGCCGGTCGACGATGCGGAGTGGGACCTGAAGGCCTATGCCCGCGTCGCGGACAAGATTTTCCTGATGGATTACGACCAGCATTATCCCGGCAGCGAAGCCGGGCCGATCGCAGCCCAGCCCTGGTTCGTCCAGCAATTGCGCGCTGCGATCAAGGCGGTGCCTCCCGGCAAATTGATCGTCGCGATCGGCAATTATGCCCAGGATTGGCCGGATGGAAGAACCGACGCCGACAGCATGTCCGTACAGGAAGCGTGGCTGATCGCGCATGACAATGGATCGCAGACCCGCTTCGATCCGGCGAGCGGCAATGCCACGTTCGACTATAAGGACGATGACGGCACGCTGCGCCACGTATGGTCGCTCGACGCGGCGAGTGCCTGGAACCAGCTGCGCGCGATCAAGGTATCCGGTGCCTGGGGCGTTGCCTTATGGAAGATGGGCGGCGAGGATCCAGGTGTCTGGGACGATTTCCGCGCGATCCGCGCAGGCATCGCGCCGCCCACCTTTGGCGCGCTGGAGCCGCGCGGCAACACGCCGGAGGTTGTCGGCCAGGGTGAGATCGTCCGCGTCACCGACGTGCCCGGCATCGGTATGCGTACCGTCACGGCGGACCGGCGCGGGTTGATACGCGACGAGCATTTCGCCGCCTATCCGACCCCCTATGTGGTCGCGCGGACCGGCTACAAGCCCAAGCAGATCGCGCTGACTTTCGATGATGGCCCCGATCCGCGCTGGACCCCGCAGATCCTGGATGTTCTCAAAGCGAAGCGCGCGCCCGCCACTTTCTTCGTCATCGGCGAGAATGCGCTCGCCCATCCGTTCCTGCTCAACCGGATCCTCAACGAGGGGTCGGAACTCGGCAATCACAGTTACACCCATCCGGATATGTCGCTCATCTCCCCGCGCGGAGCACGGATCGAGCTCAACACGACCCAACGGCTGGTCGAAGCCTATACCGGCCGCGCGATGCGGTTGGCGCGCATCCCTTATTTCGGCGATGCCGAGCCCACCACCGACAACGAGCTGCGTCCCGTGCTCGAGGCCCAGAATGCAGGCTATCTCAATATCGGCCTGCACGTGGATACGGAGGATTGGCAGCGCCCCGGAGTTCAGGCGATCATCGATAATGCGCTGGCATCGATCCAGGCCGGCGAGGACATGGACCCGTTGGCCGATAACAAGTCGCGCAACATCGTCCTGCTCCACGATTCCGGCGGTGACCGCGACCAGACGGTGGCGGCGCTGCCGCTGTTGATCGATACGCTACGCGCGCGGGGCTATTCGCTGGTGCCGGTCTCGGCATTGGCGGGCCTTACCCCTGCGCAGGTCAATCCGCGGATCAGCGGATCGGACCTCTTGGCCGTGCGGTTCGACGTGTCGATCTTCCTGCTGCTGGCAGGACTCGATAATCTTCTCAAATATCTGTTCTTCACCGCGATCTTCATCGGTACCGCGCGGGCCGTGCTGCTCGCCACCCTGGCCGTGCGCTCCAATCTCGCGCGCAATCGGCCGGTACCGCCAGCGATCGATCCGGATAGGTTCGTGTCTGTGCTGATCCCGGCCTACAACGAGGCGCGGGTGATCGAGCAATCGGTGCGCGGCGTCCTGGCCAGCGAGCAGGTCAGGATCGAGGTGATCGTGATCGACGATGGATCGAGCGACGAGACCAGCGCGATCGTGGAGCGGGCCTTCGGCGGCGATGCCCGGGTCCGGCTCCTCACCCTGGAAAATGGCGGCAAGGCGCGCGCGCTTAACGAAGGATTGAAGCTCGCCACCGGCGAGGTGATCATCGCGCTGGATGCCGACACGCAATTCGAGCCGCTGACGATCGCGCGGCTGGCGCGCTGGTTCGCGCATCCCAACATCGGCGCGGTCGCCGGCAACGCCAAGGTGGGCAATCGCATCAATCTCGTCACGCGCTGGCAGGCGGTCGAATATGTCACCGCGCAAAATCTGGAGCGCCGTGCGCTTGACCGGTTCGACGCGATCACGGTCGTGCCGGGCGCGGTCGGTGCGTGGCGGCGGACCGCGCTCGACATGGTGGATGGCTATCCGCACGACACGCTGGCCGAAGATCAGGACCTCACGATCGCGATCCAGCGCATGGGCTGGCTGGTCGAATATGACATCGATGCGGTCGCGTGGACCGAGGCGCCCGAGACGTTCGGAGCGCTTGCGCGCCAGCGTTTCCGCTGGGCGTTCGGCACGCTGCAATGCCTGTGGAAGCATCGCCGCATCTTGCGCGAACGGCACCCCCCCGGGCTGGCTCTGGTCGGCATTCCGCAGGCGTGGCTGTTCCAGATCGGTTTCGCGCTGATCTCGCCGCTGATCGATCTCGCCCTCGGCGTGAGCATCGTCGCCACCATCCTGCGGGTCGAACAGCATGGGTGGGCCCAGACCCAGTCTGACGTGCTGCGCATGGCAGTCTATTGGATCGCCTTCACCGGCATCGACGCGATCTGCGGCTGGATCGCCTACCGGCTCGAGCCGCGCGAGAAACGCTTCCCGCTTTTCCTGCTGCTGGCCCAGCGCTTCGTCTACCGCCAGATCATGTATTCGGTGGTGGTGCGTGCGGTCACGGCCGCCGTGCGCGGGCCGTGGGTCGGCTGGGGCAAGCTCGAACGATCAGGCCGGGTGACCGCAACGCAAGGTTAGCCGGGACCGAAAAAATAAAAAACACCAGAAACGAACTTGATGAACCGCGATGTACGGCGTCCCGATAGCCAGTCGCGAACGCACGTACGGGCCGCTCTAACCTCCCGCACAATCCGCTCGCCGAGAAATTGGCAGACATGAGAAAGAGCCGAAAGCGCACGCGCCCGAACGAAGCGAACTTCGTACGTTAAATGCGTACGTCTGTCAAGGTTAGCCCCCGCGCGCATGCACGAGGTTCGCCGCCCCAGTGCAGAGCTACGGCATGGCCAGTCCCGTTTACTACCGGTGAGGCCGCGCGCCTTCCCCGCAGGGATCGCGCTCGATCTGGATCGTGGCGTGGCCGATGCCGAAGCGTTGTTCGAGAAGCGCCGCCACTCTGAGCCTTACATCCTCACCATCCGCATCGTCGGTAATGGCGATGTGCACGGTTCCGTTGACGTCGCTGATCGCCATCGACCAGACGTGGAGGTCGTGGACGTCGCACACGCCGGCAAGGGCCGAAATTTCCGTCCGGATATCACCAAGATCGATGCCCTTGGGAACGCCCTCCAGCAGCACGTTGGTCGTATCGCGCAGCAGTGCCCATGTGCGCGGCAATACCCATAAGGCGATGCCGATCGCGACGATCGGATCGATCCATAGCTTCCCTGTGAACCGGATCAGGATCGCGCCAAGGATCACCCCGACGGAGCCGATCGCGTCGGACCAAACCTCGAGATAGGCGCCCTTGACCGCCATACTCTCGCCCCGGCCGGCGACGAGCACCCGCATCGAGATGACGTTGATGATCAGGCCGAGCACCGCGACTGCCAGCATACCGTTCGCGGCAACAGGCTCTGGATCGCGGAAGCGACCGACAGCTTCGGCCAGCACATAGGCCGCGGCCGCGAACAGCAAGAAGGCGTTGAAGGTCGCCGCCAATATTTCGAGCCTTTTGTACCCGAACGTTCGCTTGTCGTCGGGCGCTCTTCCCCCGATCCGAACTGCCATCAGCGCGATTGCCAGCGCCGCCACGTCGGTCAGCATGTGCGCCGCGTCCGAGAGCAGCGCCAAACTGTTGTACAGGAAGGCGCCGACGAGCTCGATCACGAGTACCGAGCTTGTAAGCAACAGCGCCGCCGTCAGCGCGCGACCGCTCGCCCCGGTCGTGTGATCATGGTGGCCCGACCCATGGCTATGGTCGTGATCGTGGTGGCCGTGCCCTTCGCTCATGCGCGGCCCTTAGAGGAGCGGCCGATCAAAAAGAAGGAGCGATGGCCGATCTGCGCTCCGCCGATTGCGATTGGAACAGGCCGGTCAGGAGCGCATAAGCAAAGCATAAATGCGGAGTCTGCCGACGTGATCCTCTACTTCTTCGCTGCGATCGCATTGTTGGCGATCCTGATCGTCTTTTCCGGCATCAAAGTCGTCCGTCAGGGCTATCAATATACGATCGAGCGGTTCGGCCGCTTCACGTTCGTCGCCCGGCCGGGCTTCAACTTCCTCGTGCCCTTCTTCGATCGCGTCGGCCGGCGCGTGAACATGATGGAGCAGGTGCTCGACATCCCGGGACAGGAGATCATCACCAAGGACAATGCCATGGTGGCGGTCGACGGGGTCGTCTTCTTCCAGGTGCTGGATGCCGCCAAGGCCGCCTATGAAGTGTCCGAAATCTACGTCGCGATCATGCAGCTCACTACCACCAACCTGCGCACCGTGATGGGCTCGATGGACCTCGACGAGACCCTGTCCAAACGCGACGAGATCAATGCACGGCTGTTGTCGGTGGTCGATCACGCGACCGAGGCGTGGGGCGTCAAGATCACCCGGGTCGAGGTCAAGGACATCCGCCCGCCCGCCGACATCGTCAACGCGATGGGCCGCCAGATGAAGGCCGAGCGCGAAAAGCGCGCGGTCATCCTCGAGGCCGAAGGCAGCCGCGCGTCGGAAATCCTGCGCGCCGAGGGCCAGAAGCAAAGCCAGATCCTGGAGGCCGAAGGGCGCCGCGAGGCGGCCTTCCGCGACGCCGAAGGCCGCGAGCGGTCTGCGCAGGCCGAAGCCAAGGCGACGCAGATGGTGAGCGAGGCGATCGCGGGCGGCAACGCGCAGGCGATCAATTATTTCATCGCGCAGAAATATGTCGAGGCGATCAGCCAGTTCGCGACCTCGCCCAACGCCAAGACCATACTTTTCCCGGTCGAGGCGACGCAGCTCATGGGGACGCTCGGCGGCATCGGCGAGATCGCCAAGGAAGCGCTCGGCAAGCAGGATGCGCCTTCGACGCCTGCTCCGACGCGCGCCCCGGGGCAGATCCCGATCACCAAAGGCTGAGCGATGGGCGACGCATGGCTGTGGCTGATCGCGGGCGTCGCGCTGGCGATAGCGGAGTTGATCGTCCCGGGCGTCTTCCTGATCTGGCTGGGCGCGGCGGCGCTCGTTACCGGCACCGTCACGCTCGCTTTGCCGCTTGCCGCGCCGGTCCAGTTCGCCGTGTTCGCGATCTCGGCATGCCTCGCCGTGCTTGGCGGACGAAGCGTCATGCGGCGCTCGCCGATCATTTCCGACGATCCCTTGCTCAACGAGCGGACCGCGCGGCTGATCGGCAAGCGGGTGATGGTCGTCGAGCCCCTGATCGGGGGCGAAGGCCGGGTCCGCGTGGGCGATGGCGTGTGGTCTGCCATCGGGACCGATGCGCCCGCCGGTACGCTGGTCGAAGTGATCGGCGCCGATGGCGGACGACTGGTAGTGGAACCGATCCCGCCGCAAACGTGACCGCGGTTGAGCGGCGTCGGCTAAGCGGCTATCGCCCCGCCGTACACGCAGCTGAACCGTGCGAAAGGCGAGAATGACGGCATCGATCGCGCTCGTCGACGACGATCGCAACATCCTGACCTCGGTGTCGATTGCGCTCCAGTCGGAGGGCTTCGCCGTGCGCATCTATACCGATGGCGAAACCGCGCTGAAGGCGCTGACCGACAATCCGCCCGATCTGGCCGTGCTGGATATCAAGATGCCGCGGATGGACGGCATGGAGCTGTTGCGGCGGCTGCGCGAGAAGAGCCCGCTGCCGGCGATTTTCCTGACGTCGAAGGACGATGAGCTGGACGAGGCGCTCGGGCTCGCGCTTGGCGCCGACGATTATATCACCAAGCCGTTCAGCCAGCGCCTGCTGATCGCCCGCATCCGCGCGATCCTCCGCCGGGTCGAGATGCGGGGTAAGCAGGATGGCGAAGACGGCGCGCCGATCGCCGAGAAAATCGTGCGCGGACGGCTGGAGATGGACCCGGCGCGTCATCGCGTCACATGGGATGGCAAGGACGTGACGCTGACCGTCACGGAGTTCCTGATCCTCGAGGCGCTGGCGCAGCGCCCGGGCTTCGTAAAATCGCGCGACCAATTGATGGACACGGCCTATCAGGACGATGTCTATGTCGACGACCGCACGATCGACAGCCACATCAAGCGATTGCGGCGCAAATTTCGACAGGTGGACAACGATTTCAAGGCAATCGAGACGCTCTATGGCGTTGGCTACCGTTTTTCTGAGGAGTGACGACGGCGAGGCGCGGTGGCGGCTGTCGCTCACCGGACGTATCCTTGCAGTCAACATTTTCGCGCTCGTCGTGCTGGCCGGCGGCTTCTTCTATCTGGATTCCTATCGCACCCAGCTGATCCAGGAACGCAGCGACCGGATCGGGACCGAGGCCAAGCTTACCGCCGCCGCGGTGGCAGTGACGCCGCCGGCCGCCGTGCAGGGATTGTTGACCCGGATGGGGGCCGCCAATCAGACGCGGCTGCGCCTGTACCGCGGCGACGGTCCGCCGACCGACAGCTGGGCGCAGGGCGGCCCGACCTACACGCTGCGCGACCCGGCCGAAGAACCCTGGCGGCGGCACGTGGCACGCTTCATGGACCGGGTGATCGACAATATCGTCGGTGCGGAAGTCCCCGAGCGCTTCATCGAGCCTCCGGTCGATCGGCTCGGCGCCTGGCCCGAAGCCGTCCAGGCGCAGAAAACGGGTGCGGTCGCGACGGCAATCCGCCGCGCGCCGGCGCGGACGCCGA
It includes:
- a CDS encoding aldo/keto reductase, whose product is MSGLVLPRLGVGTAAIGNLYAAVSDEVAHATIRAALDVGITYFDTAPYYGFGLAERRLGAALGDAQVVISTKVGRLLEPTRARGSRHGYVDADPYEPRFDYSGDGIRRSYETSLARLRRDRVNILLAHDLGRLTHGADHARQLRDFLDSGYRAMRDLKDTGAIDAVGIGVNEVAVCLELMTEVDLDVILLAGRYSLLDRSAADVLIPECVQRGIRLIIGGPYNSGILAQDDLSGASPLRFDYAWAPDRLVAQARTLSATCASFGVNLSAAALQFPMQHPGVATVIAGVAGIDQVRDLIERAQTPVPAELWDALAELPMETIL
- a CDS encoding SDR family oxidoreductase; this encodes MRGRLAGKTALITAAGQGIGRASAALFAAEGARVIATDREPGALDGLSNCDCRGLDVTNGDAITALAADLGQIDILFNCAGVVHAGSILECDEATWHSALALNMTAMYRTIRAFLPGMVAQGRGAIVNMSSIASSVKGIPNRFAYGASKAGVIGLTKAVAADFVDKGVRCNAICPGTVDTPSLQQRLRDTGDYDAARAAFIARQPMGRLGRAEEIAALALYLAGDESAFTTGAVHVIDGGWIN
- a CDS encoding L-rhamnose mutarotase — translated: MVTQRHVLLIDLADDAAAIARYEAWHAAGVVPPKITGSIRAAGIVAMDIYRSGNRLVMVMETEAGFDAARKAATDAADPAVVAWERWMDEVQRPLPWAAAGAKWTEAARIFSLEEQTPV
- a CDS encoding glycosyltransferase, encoding MEAPVFYDPSGRRRRWSMRILLGLILVLVAAAFGFGATILDVPAPDPLKVGLEREQPRSLKAQVGHLRRKAGSVTAWLPGSRAKPAQRQAIVGFYTPWDDASHASLAAHISELDWLVPVVGTVTGANHDFAYVQDRALRSILASQQRRPALLPMIQNVRGGVWDGPNAALLLRSPAARKALLDRIEPILVQQHAAGVSFDFEQLPPSAHPFYLRFIAEARARLAPKKMLVTLQVPVDDAEWDLKAYARVADKIFLMDYDQHYPGSEAGPIAAQPWFVQQLRAAIKAVPPGKLIVAIGNYAQDWPDGRTDADSMSVQEAWLIAHDNGSQTRFDPASGNATFDYKDDDGTLRHVWSLDAASAWNQLRAIKVSGAWGVALWKMGGEDPGVWDDFRAIRAGIAPPTFGALEPRGNTPEVVGQGEIVRVTDVPGIGMRTVTADRRGLIRDEHFAAYPTPYVVARTGYKPKQIALTFDDGPDPRWTPQILDVLKAKRAPATFFVIGENALAHPFLLNRILNEGSELGNHSYTHPDMSLISPRGARIELNTTQRLVEAYTGRAMRLARIPYFGDAEPTTDNELRPVLEAQNAGYLNIGLHVDTEDWQRPGVQAIIDNALASIQAGEDMDPLADNKSRNIVLLHDSGGDRDQTVAALPLLIDTLRARGYSLVPVSALAGLTPAQVNPRISGSDLLAVRFDVSIFLLLAGLDNLLKYLFFTAIFIGTARAVLLATLAVRSNLARNRPVPPAIDPDRFVSVLIPAYNEARVIEQSVRGVLASEQVRIEVIVIDDGSSDETSAIVERAFGGDARVRLLTLENGGKARALNEGLKLATGEVIIALDADTQFEPLTIARLARWFAHPNIGAVAGNAKVGNRINLVTRWQAVEYVTAQNLERRALDRFDAITVVPGAVGAWRRTALDMVDGYPHDTLAEDQDLTIAIQRMGWLVEYDIDAVAWTEAPETFGALARQRFRWAFGTLQCLWKHRRILRERHPPGLALVGIPQAWLFQIGFALISPLIDLALGVSIVATILRVEQHGWAQTQSDVLRMAVYWIAFTGIDAICGWIAYRLEPREKRFPLFLLLAQRFVYRQIMYSVVVRAVTAAVRGPWVGWGKLERSGRVTATQG
- a CDS encoding cation diffusion facilitator family transporter: MSEGHGHHDHDHSHGSGHHDHTTGASGRALTAALLLTSSVLVIELVGAFLYNSLALLSDAAHMLTDVAALAIALMAVRIGGRAPDDKRTFGYKRLEILAATFNAFLLFAAAAYVLAEAVGRFRDPEPVAANGMLAVAVLGLIINVISMRVLVAGRGESMAVKGAYLEVWSDAIGSVGVILGAILIRFTGKLWIDPIVAIGIALWVLPRTWALLRDTTNVLLEGVPKGIDLGDIRTEISALAGVCDVHDLHVWSMAISDVNGTVHIAITDDADGEDVRLRVAALLEQRFGIGHATIQIERDPCGEGARPHR
- a CDS encoding SPFH domain-containing protein, which codes for MILYFFAAIALLAILIVFSGIKVVRQGYQYTIERFGRFTFVARPGFNFLVPFFDRVGRRVNMMEQVLDIPGQEIITKDNAMVAVDGVVFFQVLDAAKAAYEVSEIYVAIMQLTTTNLRTVMGSMDLDETLSKRDEINARLLSVVDHATEAWGVKITRVEVKDIRPPADIVNAMGRQMKAEREKRAVILEAEGSRASEILRAEGQKQSQILEAEGRREAAFRDAEGRERSAQAEAKATQMVSEAIAGGNAQAINYFIAQKYVEAISQFATSPNAKTILFPVEATQLMGTLGGIGEIAKEALGKQDAPSTPAPTRAPGQIPITKG
- a CDS encoding NfeD family protein, encoding MGDAWLWLIAGVALAIAELIVPGVFLIWLGAAALVTGTVTLALPLAAPVQFAVFAISACLAVLGGRSVMRRSPIISDDPLLNERTARLIGKRVMVVEPLIGGEGRVRVGDGVWSAIGTDAPAGTLVEVIGADGGRLVVEPIPPQT
- a CDS encoding response regulator transcription factor; this translates as MTASIALVDDDRNILTSVSIALQSEGFAVRIYTDGETALKALTDNPPDLAVLDIKMPRMDGMELLRRLREKSPLPAIFLTSKDDELDEALGLALGADDYITKPFSQRLLIARIRAILRRVEMRGKQDGEDGAPIAEKIVRGRLEMDPARHRVTWDGKDVTLTVTEFLILEALAQRPGFVKSRDQLMDTAYQDDVYVDDRTIDSHIKRLRRKFRQVDNDFKAIETLYGVGYRFSEE